The following coding sequences are from one Maniola hyperantus chromosome 7, iAphHyp1.2, whole genome shotgun sequence window:
- the LOC117983947 gene encoding uncharacterized protein, whose translation MKIPRSDTVQGSAALRKPVTVMLYHDRYTAGETTGGLSVLFTMLCIVDLFGVFPVVALPKSIISCGIYGVPLVISVFALQLYTAVLLGRSWLLAHEISPNIREKSRSPYAAVAELAFGMPARRLVTFLIDATVFGAGVPNFIFASQSMQLFWWKITGGEVGVTYCVWMILIGLLLCPVMWLGSPKDMKPIALTSVCIVTTVAIATWTCICLDDSSPPSSGDVLKYVPNPRDFLVAYGIIAFQFDIHPMLLTLQVDMKDSRRINSAVLGAFGITGFMFMVTSLLAANRYGNNIENNILQGMPPSIALYIVALLVTLQLCLSSAVGNSALFQHIEDLLQIPRDFCLQRCLIRSSIVALAVFLGESVPRFDLVMGLVGSTLTGPLMFIFPPLFFLKLCHKRSSMKELDVLIARRKKSLTRIENDYIKNGDSNGDLSKFPLILPHTQTKYKTFVTQHEYIYHIAPNVDVADYTVKWYDVVLAVIVMIMGIVATLVATYISWSDAITSAEFAPPCLLNATAAARSFIEAATQK comes from the exons ATGAAGATCCCTCGTTCAGACACGGTGCAAGGCTCGGCGGCGCTGCGTAAGCCAGTCACGGTGATGCTGTACCACGACCGCTACACGGCCGGCGAGACCACCGGCGGGCTCAGCGTGCTGTTCACCATGCTGTGTATCGTGGACCTCTTCGGCGTCTTCCCTGTCGTTGCGTTACCGAAGAGCATTATCTCTTGTG GTATCTACGGAGTGCCGCTCGTGATATCAGTGTTCGCGCTGCAGCTGTACACGGCTGTGCTGCTGGGCCGCAGCTGGCTCCTGGCGCACGAGATATCGCCTAATATCAGAGAAAAGAGTAG GTCTCCCTACGCTGCAGTAGCAGAACTAGCATTTGGAATGCCAGCGCGCCGGTTGGTGACGTTTCTCATAGATGCCACCGTTTTCGGCGCGGGAGTTCCCAATTTCATCTTTG CTTCCCAAAGCATGCAGTTATTTTGGTGGAAGATCACGGGAGGAGAAGTGGGGGTGACGTATTGCGTGTGGATGATACTCATCGGGTTACTGCTGTGTCCTGTTATGTGGCTTGGCTCACCCAAGGACATGAA GCCCATAGCCCTAACTTCAGTGTGCATAGTGACCACAGTGGCCATAGCCACCTGGACCTGCATATGCCTGGATGACTCATCCCCTCCGAGCTCTGGGGATGTCCTCAAGTACGTTCCCAATCCGAGGGACTTTCTTGTAGCTTACGGAATTATCGCTTTTCAG TTCGACATCCATCCAATGCTGCTTACACTGCAAGTGGACATGAAAGACAGTCGCCGGATCAACTCGGCTGTGCTTGGCGCGTTCGGCATCACGGGCTTCATGTTCATGGTGACTTCACTACTCGCCGCCAATAGATACGGGAACAACATTGAGAACAACATTTTACAAG GCATGCCACCATCAATCGCACTATACATCGTGGCGTTGTTAGTAACACTGCAGCTGTGTCTCTCCAGTGCTGTTGGCAATTCTGCGCTCTTTCAGCATATTGAGGACTTGCTTCAAATTCCTAGAG ATTTCTGCTTACAGCGTTGCCTCATCCGGTCAAGCATCGTCGCACTCGCCGTATTTCTAGGAGAGTCTGTACCAAGATTCGACCTCGTCATGGGTCTAGTGGGTTCAACCCTAACCGGCCCCCTAATGTTCATATTCCCCCCTCTTTTCTTCCTAAAGCTCTGCCACAAAAGATCTTCTATGAAGGAACTGGATGTATTAATAGCACGTAGAAAAAAAAGCTTGACACGTATCGAAAACGATTACATCAAAAATGGCGACAGCAATGGCGACCTGTCAAAATTCCCGCTCATTTTACCACATACACAGACTAAGTACAAAACGTTTGTCACCCAACACGAATACATATACCACATAGCTCCTAATGTAGATGTTGCGGATTATACGGTTAAATGGTACGATGTCGTTTTGGCGGTGATTGTTATGATCATGGGCATTGTGGCTACACTTGTCGCGACGTATATAAGTTGGTCGGACGCCATTACGTCGGCAGAATTTGCGCCACCATGTTTGTTGAACGCAACAGCCGCAGCGCGGAGTTTTATAGAAGCTGCCACTCAGAAgtaa
- the Acsf3 gene encoding malonate--CoA ligase ACSF3, mitochondrial, with the protein MEIPIRSLRIINRLFRKPFGFTAYRTLSTAAVKEEASAELLNSFNRDVKAGGAVPVFRRALLFPSRVALQDDFGTYTYAALYQAATALSQDIAAQLEGETEYTISYMCSNDASHIVVQWAIWMTGNIAVPLTPLHPAEMLKYYITDSGSILIICLQDFEKVLRPVSQELSKPLLVVYRPKDDKEEQGKDQGNIDLGKDEQGKADQGTDLGKDEQGKVDLGNVQDDFISDVGPSNMWYGGTEAMLIYTSGTTSKPKGVVWTHNMLATQISSLHTAWQYSAQDVVLHTLPLHHIHGQLNSLNASLAAGARIRMLPSFASHTVWARLLGTGDREETRVSVFHGVPAMYARLASDYDKMFADKKTRDYVRATLSTKMRLMCAGSAALPETLFKKWEEISGMRLLERYGMSECGMALSNPYRPLEGRTLGHVGLPLPGVAARLIPADQGMQPALTVESPAPDTQISLDKLGLTSKKESYEGSWTTSVTKHTLSQDGVFEGELCLKGPAVFSRYWNRVPTLDSPDFTEDAWFRTGDTASFADGKFKILGRTSIDIIKTGGYKVSALQVESAILEHPSVADVAVLGIDDDSYGEIIATVVVLKEKCSLTLKELKEEAGKRLAPYQLPKTMLIVNEMPRNAMGKLDKKEIKKRFGEQLVLKKK; encoded by the exons ATGGAAATTCCAATTCGTTCTTTGCGCATAATTAACCGGCTTTTTCGAAAACCTTTTGGTTTTACAGCTTATAGAACTCTTTCTACTGCAGCTGTTAAAGAGGAGGCCAGTGCAGAGCTCTTGAATTCGTTCAACCGAGATGTTAAAGCTG GTGGTGCAGTACCTGTATTCAGAAGAGCCTTACTGTTCCCTTCAAGGGTGGCTCTGCAGGACGACTTTGGCACCTACACTTACGCTGCACTGTACCAAGCAGCAACTGCCCTCAGTCAAGATATCGCTGCTCAACTTG AGGGTGAAACTGAATACACTATTTCATACATGTGTAGCAATGATGCATCTCACATTGTTGTACAGTGGGCTATATGGATGACTGGGAATATAg ctGTCCCACTAACACCTCTCCACCCGGCCGAGATGCTAAAATACTACATAACAGACAGCGGGTCCATTCTAATTATTTGCTTGCAAGATTTTGAGAAAGTACTCCGACCAGTCTCACAAGAGCTCTCCAAACCCTTACTAGTTGTATACAGGCCTAAGGATGACAAAGAAGAACAGGGGAAAGATCAGGGTAACATAGATCTAGGGAAAGATGAACAGGGTAAAGCAGACCAGGGTACAGATCTGGGGAAAGATGAACAGGGTAAAGTTGATCTGGGAAATGTACAGGATGATTTCATAAGTGATGTTGGCCCGTCAAATATGTGGTACGGTGGTACAGAGGCTATGCTGATTTATACTAGTG GTACAACGAGCAAGCCCAAAGGCGTGGTATGGACACACAATATGCTGGCTACACAGATATCATCACTACACACAGCTTGGCAGTACTCAGCGCAGGACGTGGTGCTGCACACTCTGCCCTTGCATCATATACACGGGCAGCTGAACTCCCTCAATGCATCACTAGCTGCAGGAGCTAG AATACGAATGCTCCCATCATTCGCCTCTCACACAGTGTGGGCGCGTCTGCTGGGCACGGGCGACCGCGAAGAAACCCGCGTGTCAGTGTTCCACGGCGTTCCCGCGATGTATGCGCGCTTAGCTTCCGACTACGACAAAATGTTCGCCGACAAAAAGAcgcgcgactacgtccgcgctACGCTGTCGACCAAGATGCGGCTAATGTGCGCCGGGTCTGCCGCCCTGCCTGAGACGCTGTTTAAGAAGTGGGAGGAG aTCTCAGGAATGAGGTTGTTGGAGCGTTACGGCATGTCAGAATGTGGCATGGCGCTGAGCAACCCCTACCGACCGCTGGAGGGCAGGACCCTCGGCCACGTGGGGCTGCCGCTGCCAGGGGTCGCGGCCAGGCTGATCCCTGCTGACCAGGGGATGCAGCCGGCATTAACTGTGGAGTCGCCTGCGCCTGACACACAG ATATCGCTCGACAAACTCGGTTTGACCTCAAAAAAGGAATCCTATGAGGGTAGTTGGACAACTTCCGTAACAAAACACACACTGAGCCAAGATGGCGTCTTCGAAGGAGAATTGTGCCTGAAAGGACCTGCTGTATTTAGTAG ATACTGGAACCGCGTCCCTACACTCGACTCGCCAGATTTCACCGAAGACGCTTGGTTCCGTACGGGGGATACCGCGTCATTCGCCGATGGAAAATTCAAAATCCTCGGCCGCACCTCCATAGATATCATAAAGACTGGGGGATATAAAGTCAGCGCCTTACAAGTTGAATCCGCCATCTTAGAACATCCTAGCGTAGCCGACGTGGCAGTTCTAGGCATAGACGACGACAGTTACGGAGAAATCATAGCCACTGTTGTGGTTCTTAAAGAGAAGTGTAGTTTAACCTTGAAGGAGTTAAAGGAAGAAGCGGGGAAAAGGTTAGCGCCGTACCAGTTGCCGAAGACTATGTTGATAGTCAACGAAATGCCTAGAAATGCAATGGGAAAGTTAGATAAGAAGGAAATAAAAAAACGTTTTGGAGAGCAATTGGTTCTAAAGAAGAAATAG